One Coffea arabica cultivar ET-39 chromosome 5e, Coffea Arabica ET-39 HiFi, whole genome shotgun sequence DNA segment encodes these proteins:
- the LOC113743781 gene encoding xyloglucan endotransglucosylase/hydrolase 2-like: protein MKMKSITCSNWLKLSVFMTLLLATSAGNFYQDAVTTFGDQRVKIAEGGRLLSLSLDKISGSGFQSKNEYLFGRFDMQLKLVPGNSAGTVTTFYLSSVGQGHDEIDFEFLGNASGQPYTLHTNVYSQGKGDKEQQFKLWFDPTTFFHTYTIVWNSQRIIFLVDNIPIRVYNNHEAIGVPFPKNQPMRVYCSFWNADDWATQGGQVKTDWANAPFTVYYRNFNVKGNVCVPGSPCGSGSKSTDSLDTQEWETQGLDGKGRNRIRWVQQKHMVYNYCADRKRYPQGLPVECKRPRF from the exons ATGAAAATGAAGTCCATCACTTGCAGTAATTGGCTGAAGCTTTCAGTGTTCATGACACTGCTCTTGGCTACCTCCGCTGGTAATTTTTACCAAGATGCTGTCACAACTTTTGGCGATCAACGAGTTAAGATAGCCGAGGGTGGTCGACTTCTCTCATTGTCCCTAGATAAAATATCAGGTTCAGGGTTTCAATCCAAGAATGAATATTTGTTTGGAAGATTTGACATGCAACTCAAGCTTGTCCCTGGAAACTCTGCTGGCACCGTCACCACATTCTAT CTATCATCTGTGGGACAGGGACATGATGAGATTGATTTTGAGTTCTTGGGCAATGCTAGTGGGCAACCATACACCCTCCACACCAATGTTTACTCACAAGGAAAAGGGGATAAAGAACAGCAATTTAAGCTTTGGTTTGATCCCACAACTTTCTTTCATACCTATACAATAGTGTGGAACTCTCAACGTATAAT tTTCTTGGTTGACAACATTCCGATAAGAGTATACAACAACCACGAAGCCATTGGAGTTCCATTCCCCAAGAACCAACCAATGAGGGTGTATTGCAGTTTCTGGAATGCAGATGACTGGGCAACACAAGGTGGCCAAGTGAAGACAGATTGGGCAAATGCACCATTCACAGTTTACTACAGAAACTTCAACGTCAAGGGAAATGTTTGTGTTCCTGGATCTCCTTGCGGTTCTGGCTCTAAATCCACTGATTCTCTGGACACTCAAGAATGGGAAACTCAAGGACTTGATGGGAAAGGACGAAATAGAATCCGATGGGTTCAACAGAAGCATATGGTCTACAACTACTGTGCTGATCGTAAGAGGTATCCTCAAGGCCTTCCTGTTGAATGCAAGCGTCCGAGGTTCTGA